One genomic region from Pseudoduganella dura encodes:
- a CDS encoding acyltransferase family protein has product MLKAVAAQLIVLHHLAFYGPMADHARVLLPDTIDWLGDTARIAVQVFLVIGGFLAAKSLSPGGHAGLAAPRAAIWRRYVKLAPPFVAATLLAALATAWAAAWMTHDSISAPATFAQLCAHAVLLHGVLGYESLSAGAWYVAIDFQLYAALALMLWLAGRAAGPSPTPRVVSYLVPCAVAAGIALSLLYFNLDAGWDDWAPYFFGSYGLGAMAWWAGDRDRKGGSVALLVALAVVPVLAALVVEFRDRIALALAVACALFLFGRARTEARGPGASVAGYLGRISYAVFLVHFPVCLVINAAFTRYAPAEPHWQLPGMLLAWATSVAAGAMFHRWVEVPLGRTIRSTTTRLATPAWAAERVARR; this is encoded by the coding sequence GTGTTGAAGGCGGTGGCCGCGCAACTGATCGTGCTGCATCACCTGGCGTTCTACGGGCCGATGGCCGATCACGCGCGCGTGTTGTTGCCGGACACGATCGACTGGCTGGGCGACACGGCACGCATCGCCGTGCAGGTGTTCCTCGTCATCGGCGGCTTTCTCGCCGCGAAGTCGCTGAGCCCGGGGGGGCATGCCGGACTGGCCGCGCCGCGGGCGGCGATCTGGCGGCGCTACGTGAAACTGGCACCGCCATTCGTGGCCGCGACGCTGCTGGCCGCGCTGGCCACCGCCTGGGCTGCCGCCTGGATGACGCACGACTCGATCTCCGCTCCCGCCACGTTCGCGCAGCTGTGCGCCCATGCGGTACTGCTGCATGGGGTGCTCGGGTATGAATCGCTGTCGGCGGGCGCCTGGTATGTCGCCATCGATTTCCAGCTGTATGCGGCGCTGGCCCTGATGCTGTGGCTCGCGGGCCGCGCGGCCGGACCAAGCCCGACGCCGCGCGTGGTTTCGTACCTGGTGCCGTGCGCCGTCGCTGCCGGCATCGCGCTGTCGCTGTTGTACTTCAACCTGGATGCCGGCTGGGACGACTGGGCGCCGTATTTCTTCGGCAGCTACGGGCTGGGCGCGATGGCCTGGTGGGCCGGCGATCGCGACCGCAAGGGCGGGTCCGTGGCGCTGCTCGTCGCGCTGGCCGTCGTGCCGGTGCTCGCCGCGCTGGTGGTCGAATTCCGCGACCGGATCGCGCTGGCATTGGCGGTCGCCTGCGCACTGTTCCTGTTCGGGCGCGCCAGGACCGAGGCGCGCGGCCCCGGGGCCTCGGTTGCCGGCTACCTGGGGCGCATCTCCTATGCGGTGTTCCTGGTCCACTTCCCCGTGTGCCTGGTGATCAATGCGGCATTCACGCGCTATGCGCCGGCCGAGCCGCACTGGCAACTGCCCGGCATGCTGCTCGCATGGGCCACCAGCGTTGCGGCGGGCGCCATGTTCCACCGGTGGGTGGAGGTGCCGCTCGGCCGCACGATCCGTTCCACGACGACGCGGCTCGCCACCCCGGCATGGGCGGCCGAGCGGGTGGCGCGGCGCTGA
- a CDS encoding metallophosphoesterase family protein: MQPRAYGAILALALLSACGSDNDHDAATPPQTAPEAPAATPAVAFMTDVHFENVYGDFKSAQFAGIPTKDGRNATIRTMYAQLTSTRLFNENYFAFRAALDDAYAKGIRHVALPGDYSDDAQPINIDGIAEILKEYQARGMRFFLAPGNHDPNEPHDDNEAGKNDFLTKDGKEQKVYATGSAACKARDPAVVCTDQLMEQGYEKLLAKLGEHGFMPNRADVYWESPFSKYAGTYTFEQAGTQAALSNRQFEICAEGEGGAYKAAGEAKLGRSYTKCTSIVDASYLVEPVKGLWLLAIDANVFIPNGNFDPANPKNFKGFDGAGNAGWNKVLTHKQHLMDWIKSVNERAKAQGKQLMAFSHYPTMDFYANQTGAMKAVFKSGAFQTARVPDAATTAAVAATGLPVHVGGHMHFNGTNDYSDAAGNFLVNVQSPSLAVYGASYKILSYKDKDTIDVQTVALNAVPRFNELFPHYQAEYDYLQGSTATADVAKRWNRAVLDTQSYGEFTRYYFGELSRLRFMDEYWPCEMKEAAMNLDGRQMLILSQLQTRVTLAQLKDVPGVLPLTASCAARGTAGTDGVAASELAADWADATAKAEKLAGARGLTLAGFAKITAYDFYGDFHRTVYAGELALRDMGQERVNQYKVLMGAFPATPAPIAMSGSQLSDQNPVHVAFQNQFRQVFAIFKGLGSAKPSGHFTIDLKGKKVANAESAALSFN, encoded by the coding sequence ATGCAACCTCGCGCGTATGGCGCCATCCTGGCGCTGGCCCTGCTGTCCGCCTGTGGCAGCGACAACGATCATGACGCGGCCACGCCGCCGCAGACCGCGCCGGAAGCGCCGGCGGCAACACCGGCCGTGGCATTCATGACCGACGTTCACTTCGAAAATGTCTACGGCGACTTCAAGAGCGCTCAATTCGCCGGGATTCCCACCAAGGATGGCCGCAATGCGACGATCCGCACGATGTACGCTCAGCTCACCTCCACGCGCCTGTTCAACGAAAATTATTTCGCCTTCCGCGCCGCGCTGGACGACGCGTATGCAAAAGGCATCCGCCACGTGGCGTTGCCCGGCGATTATTCGGACGACGCGCAGCCGATCAACATCGATGGCATCGCCGAGATCCTGAAGGAATACCAGGCCAGGGGCATGCGCTTCTTCCTGGCCCCGGGCAACCACGATCCGAACGAACCGCACGACGACAACGAGGCCGGCAAGAACGACTTCCTGACGAAGGACGGCAAGGAACAGAAGGTGTACGCCACCGGCAGCGCGGCCTGCAAGGCCAGGGATCCTGCCGTGGTCTGCACCGACCAGCTGATGGAGCAGGGCTACGAGAAGCTGCTGGCCAAGCTGGGCGAACACGGCTTCATGCCGAACCGGGCCGACGTGTACTGGGAATCGCCGTTCAGCAAATACGCCGGAACGTACACCTTCGAGCAGGCCGGCACGCAGGCCGCGCTGTCGAACCGCCAGTTCGAGATCTGCGCGGAAGGCGAAGGCGGCGCCTACAAGGCCGCCGGCGAGGCAAAGCTGGGCCGCTCGTACACGAAGTGCACGTCGATCGTCGATGCCAGCTACCTGGTCGAACCGGTGAAAGGCCTGTGGCTGCTGGCGATCGATGCCAACGTGTTCATCCCGAACGGCAACTTCGATCCGGCCAATCCGAAGAACTTCAAGGGCTTCGACGGCGCCGGCAACGCCGGCTGGAACAAGGTGCTGACGCACAAGCAGCACCTGATGGACTGGATCAAGTCCGTCAACGAGCGGGCGAAGGCGCAGGGCAAGCAGCTGATGGCGTTCTCGCATTATCCGACGATGGATTTCTATGCGAACCAGACGGGCGCGATGAAGGCCGTGTTCAAGTCCGGCGCGTTCCAGACCGCGCGCGTGCCCGACGCGGCTACCACGGCGGCGGTGGCCGCCACCGGCCTGCCGGTGCATGTGGGCGGCCACATGCACTTCAACGGCACCAACGATTACAGCGATGCGGCCGGCAATTTCCTTGTCAACGTGCAATCGCCTTCGCTGGCGGTGTATGGCGCGTCGTACAAGATCCTGTCGTACAAGGACAAGGACACGATCGATGTGCAGACCGTGGCACTGAACGCGGTGCCGCGCTTCAACGAACTGTTCCCGCATTACCAGGCCGAGTACGATTATCTGCAGGGCAGCACCGCCACCGCCGACGTGGCCAAGCGCTGGAACCGCGCCGTGCTCGATACGCAATCGTATGGCGAGTTCACGCGCTATTACTTCGGCGAGCTGTCGCGCCTGCGCTTCATGGATGAATACTGGCCGTGCGAGATGAAGGAAGCGGCGATGAACCTGGATGGCCGCCAGATGCTGATCCTGTCGCAATTGCAGACCAGGGTCACGCTGGCCCAGCTGAAGGATGTACCGGGCGTGCTGCCGCTCACCGCGAGCTGTGCCGCCAGGGGTACTGCCGGCACGGACGGGGTTGCCGCGAGCGAGCTCGCCGCCGACTGGGCGGATGCCACCGCGAAGGCTGAAAAGCTGGCCGGTGCGCGCGGCCTGACGCTGGCCGGCTTCGCGAAGATCACGGCCTACGATTTCTACGGCGACTTCCACCGCACCGTGTATGCCGGCGAACTGGCGCTGCGCGACATGGGGCAGGAACGCGTAAACCAGTACAAGGTGCTGATGGGCGCGTTCCCCGCCACGCCGGCGCCCATCGCGATGAGCGGCAGCCAGCTGTCGGACCAGAACCCGGTGCACGTGGCGTTCCAGAACCAGTTCAGGCAGGTGTTCGCCATCTTCAAGGGACTTGGTTCGGCCAAGCCGAGCGGGCACTTCACGATCGACCTGAAAGGCAAGAAGGTCGCCAATGCGGAGAGCGCCGCGCTGTCGTTCAACTGA
- a CDS encoding TonB-dependent siderophore receptor, whose translation MHIAKPHPFTHRLFALSLLSAAPLVSAQPAADEAAETAMPQVSIVAERVGDAWNPQQSRGATRTDTPLAEVPQSVRVISLQQIEDLGATRMADTVDFVSGISRLNDFGGTWDNFAIRGFSSTDMGYLVNGFPGSRGYNPPRDTATVERFEFLKGPAGAVYGSSEPGGTINIVTKKPKFDSANVAEASVGSTGLRRATLDSTGALTDTVAYRLNLVTEEGGPRSSLLHNKRTLVAPALTWKIDGRTTFGFESEFLRTDAPLDRGVINVRGVLGTLPRDRVLNEPGDDNMRLNSDTHQATLEHRLTDDWRVRIGASYKESDFYGEYTEATALAADNRTLNRQATWRTLPSRDVALQAELEGKFTTGGIGHTLLVGAEASRLWMNMEILRSANTPIDIYTPVYGKAAPALTSLTTSSDERQRVKAVFAQDQVSLSDRWKLLAGLRWDEYSQSLENRVAKTFIAREQSAVTPRAGVTYLPNGWSSLYVSAGKSFRGNNGTDIAGRAFDPQRSTAYEAGWKLQTPDGRLGATLALYEITKTNVLTASDVPGYSVAAGEIRSTGFEVDVNGQVDRHWRVMGNFAWDDARVTKDKTLAAGTRLANVPEYSAGLLAIREDRLPGGGRYGIGAGANYVGERSGNSADTYSLPAYTTFKLVSYWQVNRRTRLSVDVHNLANRMFYTSSWGNLYVSAGAERSVVARLKVDL comes from the coding sequence ATGCACATCGCCAAGCCGCATCCGTTCACACACCGCCTGTTCGCTTTAAGCCTGCTCTCCGCCGCCCCGCTGGTCTCGGCGCAACCGGCCGCCGACGAAGCGGCGGAAACCGCCATGCCGCAGGTAAGCATCGTCGCCGAACGCGTCGGCGACGCCTGGAATCCACAACAATCGCGCGGCGCGACGCGCACCGATACGCCGCTGGCCGAAGTGCCGCAATCGGTGCGCGTGATCAGCCTGCAGCAGATCGAAGACCTGGGCGCGACGCGCATGGCCGATACGGTCGATTTCGTCAGCGGTATTTCCCGCCTCAACGACTTCGGCGGCACGTGGGACAACTTCGCCATCCGCGGCTTTTCCAGCACCGACATGGGCTACCTCGTCAACGGCTTTCCCGGATCGCGTGGCTACAATCCGCCGCGCGATACGGCAACGGTCGAACGTTTCGAGTTCCTGAAGGGTCCGGCCGGCGCCGTCTACGGCAGCAGCGAGCCGGGCGGCACGATCAACATCGTCACCAAGAAGCCGAAATTCGACAGCGCCAACGTGGCCGAAGCGAGCGTGGGCAGCACCGGCCTGCGCCGTGCCACGCTGGACAGCACTGGCGCCCTGACCGACACGGTGGCCTACAGGCTGAACCTGGTGACGGAAGAAGGCGGCCCCCGCTCCTCGCTGCTGCACAACAAGCGCACGCTGGTCGCACCGGCGCTGACATGGAAGATCGATGGCCGCACCACGTTCGGCTTCGAATCGGAATTCCTGCGCACCGATGCGCCGCTGGACCGCGGCGTGATCAACGTGCGCGGCGTGCTCGGCACGCTGCCGCGCGACCGCGTTCTGAACGAACCCGGCGATGACAACATGCGCCTGAACAGCGACACGCACCAGGCCACGCTGGAACACCGGCTGACTGACGACTGGCGCGTGCGGATCGGCGCCAGCTACAAGGAAAGCGATTTCTACGGCGAATACACCGAAGCGACCGCGCTGGCGGCGGACAACCGCACGCTGAACCGCCAGGCTACGTGGCGCACGCTGCCGTCGCGCGATGTGGCGCTGCAGGCCGAACTCGAAGGCAAGTTCACCACCGGCGGCATCGGGCACACGCTGCTGGTCGGCGCCGAAGCGTCGCGGCTGTGGATGAACATGGAAATCCTGCGTTCGGCCAACACGCCGATCGACATCTACACGCCGGTGTACGGCAAGGCTGCGCCGGCGCTGACCAGCCTCACCACCAGCTCCGACGAACGGCAGCGCGTGAAAGCCGTCTTCGCGCAGGATCAGGTCAGTCTTTCCGACCGGTGGAAACTGCTGGCCGGCCTGCGCTGGGATGAGTACAGCCAGTCGCTGGAAAACCGCGTCGCCAAGACGTTCATCGCGCGCGAGCAGAGCGCCGTCACCCCGCGCGCCGGCGTGACGTACCTGCCGAACGGCTGGAGTTCGCTGTATGTCTCGGCCGGCAAATCGTTCCGCGGCAATAACGGCACGGATATCGCGGGCCGCGCCTTCGACCCGCAGCGCTCGACCGCGTATGAAGCGGGCTGGAAGCTGCAGACGCCGGACGGACGCCTGGGGGCCACGCTGGCGCTGTATGAGATCACCAAGACCAACGTGCTGACCGCGAGCGACGTGCCCGGCTATTCCGTGGCGGCGGGCGAGATCAGGAGCACCGGCTTCGAAGTCGACGTCAACGGCCAGGTGGACCGCCACTGGCGCGTGATGGGCAACTTCGCGTGGGACGATGCGCGCGTGACGAAGGATAAAACGCTGGCCGCCGGCACGCGCCTGGCCAACGTGCCGGAATACAGCGCCGGCCTGCTGGCGATCCGCGAAGACCGCCTGCCGGGCGGCGGCCGCTACGGCATCGGCGCCGGCGCGAACTACGTTGGCGAACGCTCGGGCAACAGCGCGGACACGTATTCGCTGCCGGCGTACACCACGTTCAAGCTGGTCAGCTACTGGCAGGTCAACCGGCGCACCCGCCTGTCGGTGGATGTGCACAACCTGGCCAACCGGATGTTCTATACGTCTTCGTGGGGCAACCTGTACGTGTCCGCGGGCGCCGAACGCAGCGTGGTCGCGCGGCTGAAGGTCGATCTTTAA
- a CDS encoding glycine zipper 2TM domain-containing protein → MNLQAKCMLSAMLLGALPAVQAADFEDYGRVVRVTPQVERVNRPQQECRTEYVQVQQPQQRSAGGSIVGGIAGALLGSQIGSGNGRTAAAAAGAIAGAVVGDRVDNQNAAPGGVQEQAVKQCRTVDRWESHTTGYEVVYDYRGRNYTSYMSQDPGERVRLRVSVEPVQQ, encoded by the coding sequence ATGAATCTGCAAGCTAAATGTATGTTGTCGGCCATGCTGCTCGGCGCCCTGCCGGCCGTGCAGGCTGCCGATTTCGAAGATTATGGCCGCGTCGTGCGCGTGACGCCGCAGGTCGAACGGGTCAACCGTCCGCAGCAGGAATGCCGTACCGAATATGTACAGGTTCAGCAGCCGCAGCAGCGCAGCGCGGGCGGCTCGATCGTGGGCGGCATCGCCGGCGCCCTGCTGGGCAGCCAGATCGGCAGCGGCAATGGCCGCACGGCAGCGGCGGCGGCCGGCGCGATCGCCGGTGCCGTGGTCGGCGACCGGGTCGACAACCAGAATGCCGCACCGGGCGGCGTGCAGGAACAGGCGGTAAAGCAGTGCCGTACCGTGGACAGATGGGAATCGCACACCACCGGTTATGAAGTCGTGTATGACTACCGCGGCCGCAATTACACCAGCTATATGTCGCAGGATCCGGGCGAACGCGTGCGCCTGCGCGTATCGGTCGAACCGGTACAGCAATAG
- a CDS encoding spermidine synthase, with amino-acid sequence MLIKRKSIEKEESSRPARQPAVKTAVRKLAQDEPKDKPKDKPAKYKPKFAPVTLSEQDGVRYLHFGTEWVQGAMRIRKPDWPELEYAQQMMAWMLWNAAPRAVAQLGLGTATLTKFCYRTFPDAQVTAVELNPHVITICHAMFKLPPDDTRLHVLEMDALDFVDDPARRNTLDALQVDLYDATARGPVLDSAEFYSACAACLTDDGIMTVNLFGDHPSYAKNLKAMKFAFAQVVSLPEVHDGNVVALAFKRARALDIPALEARAAEIHAQTKLPAKSWVKGLAAATKT; translated from the coding sequence ATGCTGATCAAACGTAAATCCATCGAAAAAGAAGAATCGTCCCGTCCTGCCCGCCAGCCGGCCGTGAAAACCGCCGTGCGCAAACTGGCGCAGGACGAACCGAAAGACAAACCGAAAGACAAGCCGGCGAAATACAAGCCGAAATTCGCCCCCGTCACGCTGTCCGAGCAGGATGGCGTGCGCTACCTGCATTTCGGTACCGAGTGGGTACAGGGCGCGATGCGCATCCGCAAGCCCGACTGGCCCGAACTGGAATACGCGCAGCAGATGATGGCCTGGATGCTGTGGAACGCCGCGCCCCGCGCCGTCGCGCAACTGGGCCTCGGCACCGCCACGCTGACCAAGTTCTGCTACAGGACCTTCCCCGATGCGCAGGTGACAGCGGTGGAACTGAACCCGCACGTGATCACGATCTGCCACGCGATGTTCAAGCTCCCTCCGGACGACACGCGCCTGCACGTGCTCGAGATGGATGCGCTGGACTTCGTGGACGATCCCGCACGCCGCAACACGCTCGACGCGCTGCAGGTGGACCTGTATGACGCCACCGCGCGCGGCCCGGTGCTCGATTCGGCGGAATTCTATTCGGCGTGCGCCGCCTGCCTCACCGATGACGGCATCATGACGGTGAACCTGTTCGGCGATCATCCGAGTTATGCAAAGAACCTGAAGGCGATGAAATTCGCGTTTGCGCAAGTGGTGAGCCTGCCGGAAGTCCATGATGGCAACGTCGTGGCGCTGGCGTTCAAGCGTGCCCGCGCGCTCGACATCCCTGCACTGGAAGCGCGCGCCGCGGAGATCCACGCGCAAACGAAGTTGCCGGCGAAATCCTGGGTAAAAGGCCTCGCCGCCGCCACCAAGACCTGA
- a CDS encoding DMT family transporter, whose protein sequence is MNWIFLAVAIVAEVIATSALKASEGFTRTLPSVLVVVGYGIAFYMLSLTLRSIPMGVVYAIWSGAGIVLITLVGYFMFRQRLDLPALVGIGLIVAGVLVMQLFSKSTSH, encoded by the coding sequence ATGAACTGGATATTCCTGGCGGTCGCCATCGTGGCCGAAGTCATCGCCACGTCCGCCCTGAAAGCGTCCGAGGGCTTTACGCGCACCCTGCCCTCCGTGCTGGTGGTGGTGGGCTACGGCATCGCGTTCTACATGCTGTCGCTGACGCTGCGCTCGATCCCGATGGGCGTCGTCTATGCGATCTGGTCGGGCGCGGGCATCGTGCTGATCACGCTGGTCGGTTACTTCATGTTCCGACAGCGGCTCGACCTGCCGGCGCTGGTCGGTATCGGCCTGATCGTTGCGGGCGTGCTCGTCATGCAGCTGTTCTCGAAGTCGACGTCGCATTGA
- a CDS encoding lysozyme inhibitor LprI family protein, giving the protein MRFQLSVLVGGVLAGMLQVAQAANAGTAPAACPAASANGELPIIFDGYKGCNPLGKYYDALQSAGPDWQAVHRCAVQDRNEAVLMMLYANGYGVPRDIDRAITHACRVDGAQAETEGRLEHLQRMKAGQDRQPFDLCDDITSGMMGGFCAGVAENAQGARRNAALTKLGAPFTPAQRTRFAALRKAADAFARSVGENETDLSGTARAALSIGAQAAVQDELLADLRAAEAGKLPGGTEAGFTAADKGLNDVYRNVMALPADDQGRVGHTTVTKSDIRTTQRAWIAYRDAWTAFAQARYPAVPAAAWKARLTGRRAAQLRAWLE; this is encoded by the coding sequence ATGCGATTCCAGTTAAGCGTTCTTGTCGGCGGCGTGCTGGCCGGCATGCTCCAGGTGGCGCAGGCGGCCAATGCGGGCACGGCCCCGGCCGCCTGCCCCGCCGCGTCCGCGAACGGGGAGCTGCCCATCATCTTCGACGGCTACAAGGGCTGCAATCCGCTCGGCAAATATTACGACGCACTGCAAAGCGCGGGGCCAGACTGGCAGGCGGTGCATCGCTGCGCCGTGCAGGACCGCAATGAAGCCGTGCTGATGATGCTGTATGCGAACGGCTATGGCGTGCCGCGCGACATCGACCGCGCCATCACCCATGCGTGCCGGGTCGACGGTGCGCAGGCGGAAACCGAAGGCCGCCTCGAGCACCTGCAGCGGATGAAGGCGGGGCAGGACAGGCAACCATTCGACCTGTGCGACGACATCACCAGTGGCATGATGGGCGGTTTTTGCGCCGGTGTCGCAGAAAATGCGCAGGGAGCACGGCGCAACGCCGCGCTGACAAAGCTTGGCGCGCCGTTCACGCCCGCGCAGCGCACCCGCTTCGCGGCGCTGCGCAAGGCAGCCGACGCCTTTGCGCGCAGCGTGGGGGAGAATGAGACGGACCTTTCCGGCACCGCGCGGGCCGCGCTGTCGATCGGTGCGCAGGCCGCGGTGCAGGACGAGCTGCTGGCGGACCTGCGTGCCGCGGAAGCTGGCAAGCTGCCGGGCGGGACCGAGGCCGGCTTCACTGCCGCCGACAAGGGGCTGAACGATGTCTACCGCAACGTGATGGCGCTGCCTGCGGACGACCAGGGCAGGGTAGGCCATACCACGGTGACCAAGTCCGATATCCGCACCACGCAGCGCGCCTGGATCGCCTACCGCGACGCATGGACCGCCTTTGCCCAGGCGCGGTATCCCGCCGTGCCGGCGGCCGCGTGGAAAGCCCGGCTGACCGGACGCCGCGCGGCGCAGTTGCGCGCGTGGCTGGAGTAG
- a CDS encoding PEP-CTERM sorting domain-containing protein, which translates to MKLPVIAAAALALSAPLAAQAEATSSAHFSNFHYEVIDLDLNDGIDAALTLDESAIVLTAGFYPTTTTFPEPFDYRVGDGTVGATVGGGSASVSMANGTAGLSASFSGAQGEMFGTAAIGHAFSLTANTRLVLHADADASSTFTATHHGYSHAELFISYLDDPFEVEDTVIYDSLVSNFGNNAARGLTVSLSTGAQGIDGNLGLAAGSFATVSAVPEPSQYAMFALGLAGLGWRLRRSRNRKSGNP; encoded by the coding sequence ATGAAACTGCCTGTAATCGCCGCCGCGGCCCTTGCGCTGTCGGCGCCGCTGGCCGCGCAAGCCGAAGCCACTTCCAGTGCGCACTTCAGCAATTTCCATTACGAAGTCATCGACCTCGACCTGAACGACGGCATCGACGCCGCCCTGACGCTCGATGAAAGCGCCATCGTGCTGACCGCCGGCTTCTATCCGACGACGACCACGTTTCCCGAGCCGTTCGACTACCGCGTCGGCGATGGCACCGTCGGCGCCACGGTTGGCGGAGGCAGCGCCAGCGTCAGCATGGCGAACGGCACGGCCGGCCTGAGCGCCAGCTTTTCCGGCGCACAGGGCGAAATGTTCGGTACCGCGGCCATCGGCCATGCATTCTCGCTGACCGCGAATACCAGGCTGGTCTTGCATGCCGACGCCGACGCCAGCAGCACCTTCACCGCCACCCATCACGGCTACAGCCACGCGGAACTGTTCATCAGCTACCTGGACGACCCGTTCGAAGTCGAGGACACGGTCATCTACGACAGCCTGGTCAGCAACTTCGGCAACAACGCCGCGCGCGGGCTGACCGTCAGCCTTTCGACCGGCGCACAAGGCATCGACGGCAACCTGGGCCTCGCCGCCGGCAGCTTTGCCACCGTCAGCGCAGTGCCGGAACCGTCGCAGTATGCGATGTTCGCGCTGGGTCTTGCCGGCCTCGGCTGGCGCCTGCGCCGCTCCCGCAACCGCAAATCAGGAAACCCGTAA
- a CDS encoding GspE/PulE family protein, translating into MAKTLDLQQLFTWLLADGMVEKAGVKAYYTQAQGILRNTAGSMHPLCAVAHCKILSAQAPHRQLTLDMLTEWLAQRAHLPLYRIDPLKVDFTRVADVMSASYAARFNILPVEISADTLTVATADPFALEWEPEIAKISRRSIRRVIANPLDIAQYTSQFFSLAKSIRDANRSTGQDLALRNNFEQLVEMGKSNRQVDANDQHVINIVDWLWQYAFEQRASDIHLEPKRDIGNIRFRIDGVLHQVYQVPAVVMIAMTARIKLLGRMDVIEKRRPQDGRIKTRTAGGQEIELRLSTLPTAFGEKLVMRIFDPDVVVKTLPELGFPPEDAARWDALTKRPHGIILVTGPTGSGKTTTLYTTLKALATSEVNVCTVEDPIEMVEASFNQMQVQPGIDLSFADGVRALMRQDPDIIMVGEIRDLATAEMAIQAALTGHLVLSTLHTNDAPSAVMRLLELGVPYYLLEATVIGIMAQRLVRTLCPECKTPDGELADDIWHGIGGAWNLPKPRPVYRPAGCPECRQTGYRGRTGIYELLTVSAGFNALVQEETDIGALRRQAVADGMKPLRIAGAYKLIEGVTTAEEVLKATASLA; encoded by the coding sequence ATGGCCAAGACGCTCGACCTGCAACAACTCTTCACGTGGCTGCTCGCCGATGGCATGGTGGAGAAAGCCGGCGTCAAGGCCTACTACACGCAGGCGCAGGGCATCCTGCGCAATACCGCCGGATCGATGCATCCGCTGTGCGCCGTTGCGCACTGCAAGATCCTGTCCGCGCAGGCGCCGCACAGGCAGCTGACGCTGGACATGCTGACCGAATGGCTGGCGCAGCGTGCACACCTGCCGCTGTACCGCATCGATCCGCTGAAGGTGGATTTCACCCGCGTGGCGGACGTCATGTCGGCCAGCTACGCGGCCCGCTTCAACATCCTGCCGGTGGAGATCAGCGCGGACACGCTCACCGTCGCCACCGCCGATCCGTTCGCGCTCGAATGGGAGCCGGAGATCGCCAAGATCTCGCGCCGCTCGATCCGCCGCGTGATCGCCAACCCGCTCGACATCGCCCAGTACACGTCGCAGTTCTTTTCCCTCGCGAAGTCGATCAGGGATGCCAACCGTTCCACCGGCCAGGACCTGGCGCTGCGCAACAATTTCGAGCAGCTGGTCGAAATGGGCAAGAGCAACCGCCAGGTGGATGCCAACGACCAGCACGTGATCAACATCGTCGACTGGCTGTGGCAGTACGCGTTCGAGCAGCGCGCATCCGACATCCACCTGGAACCCAAGCGCGACATCGGCAACATCCGCTTCCGCATCGATGGCGTGCTGCACCAGGTGTACCAGGTGCCGGCCGTGGTGATGATCGCGATGACCGCGCGCATCAAGCTGCTGGGGCGGATGGACGTGATCGAGAAGCGCCGCCCGCAGGACGGCCGCATCAAGACGCGCACCGCCGGCGGCCAGGAGATCGAGCTGCGGCTGTCGACCCTGCCGACCGCGTTCGGCGAAAAGCTCGTGATGCGGATCTTCGACCCGGACGTGGTCGTGAAGACGCTGCCGGAACTGGGCTTTCCGCCCGAGGATGCGGCGCGCTGGGATGCGCTGACGAAGCGGCCGCACGGCATCATCCTCGTTACCGGGCCCACCGGCTCCGGCAAGACCACCACGCTGTACACGACACTGAAAGCGCTCGCCACGTCGGAAGTGAACGTGTGCACGGTGGAGGATCCGATCGAGATGGTGGAGGCGTCCTTCAACCAGATGCAGGTGCAGCCGGGCATCGACCTGTCGTTCGCCGACGGCGTGCGCGCGCTGATGCGCCAGGACCCGGACATCATCATGGTCGGGGAGATCCGCGACCTGGCCACGGCCGAGATGGCGATCCAGGCCGCGCTGACGGGCCACCTGGTGCTGTCGACACTGCACACGAACGATGCGCCGTCCGCCGTGATGCGGCTGCTGGAACTGGGCGTGCCGTACTACCTGCTGGAAGCCACGGTCATCGGCATCATGGCGCAGCGCCTCGTGCGCACCCTGTGCCCCGAGTGCAAGACACCGGACGGCGAACTGGCCGACGACATCTGGCATGGCATCGGCGGCGCCTGGAACCTGCCCAAGCCGCGGCCGGTCTACCGCCCCGCCGGCTGCCCGGAGTGCCGGCAGACCGGCTACCGCGGCCGCACCGGCATCTACGAATTGCTCACTGTCAGCGCCGGCTTCAATGCACTGGTGCAGGAAGAAACCGACATCGGCGCGCTGCGCCGGCAAGCCGTCGCCGACGGCATGAAGCCGCTGCGCATCGCCGGTGCCTACAAGCTGATCGAGGGCGTCACCACGGCCGAGGAAGTGCTGAAGGCTACTGCATCGCTGGCATAG